A single window of Aphidius gifuensis isolate YNYX2018 linkage group LG1, ASM1490517v1, whole genome shotgun sequence DNA harbors:
- the LOC122847529 gene encoding uncharacterized protein CG43867-like isoform X7, which produces MVQPAVCIENNNSALDMESLEEMLRKLSELEQRVLDAEGRADEAEDKVRMMEERLVKGEYNSLSTSGVESPAHSSLASTSGTQNDKIEEVHCACISKLETQVEEQRQLRLQDARQVEAKAARIKEWVTNKLRELEQQNQHLREQNNKCNQQLELLRNHITNIGLRPPIIPTTRASLSLEVDTTLRRRSEILEATPQTIPESVHQTTTGESTQIATRHRRHLSACGTIQQAVTTTNMDSSSLLSEELAAAVENLVMLPSLPGVSEKNRDSENSETLHDYAEIYTPSREGINWTGQTNETTTAPRPPTPPLHRFPSWEAKIYQVADGGLGIGPPTNDDASVAPSSTSNTNSSKHSHGHNLTAHNSQGYCDISVPVYATVKGRASQIRSMPFGDSSDDSSDGEEHPNQTETNTRITNSSSDNTDSSLGSGSSPSKSIKTTSSLSPAKRSSSGSPSKSVKRDTSLESGLSEDYAIPPDALSSTSLETSMPSLLMRVSGESPKRLESLEKAGHLAKLGGKLKTWRKRWFVLKNGVLTYWKNQNDINRKPQGQILLDEVCRIIRADGASTFEISTGKKTYYLTADCIATMEDWIRVLQNVQRRNATKLLLSREDNKPTIQGWLTKVKNGHAKKCWCVLIGKMFIYFKCPSDTNPIGQINMRDARVEEVEHVSDSDSEERDTECPHERTIGIFPTHQGPTYLLMPHKQDKDSWLYHLTVVSGGGPSDGTQYEQLVQRLMETDGDPGCVLWRHPLLLHTKENITSPLTSLTSETLQSEAIKLFKACQLFMSVAVEQAGIDYHVVLAQNALQQCLDQPELQSEFICALVKQTSRHTQQRLGVQVKKAAKIVSLGTARVQLLLCATQSLFTCDTQSPAANGGGENADAQSTASTSHSPTLTQGHSTSNILDCKTNPAQYVLVQGWQLLSLAVSLFLPKNNRLLWYLKLHLQRNADSKTECGKYAAYCERALERTLQNSGREVKPSRMEVLSILLKNPYHHSLPHAIPVHFINGTYQVVSFDGSTTIEEFIHTLNQEIGCRDVHQSGFTLFSDDPIEKDLEHFIDLQSKLCDIISKWETALREKGSGKFENTRVIQLTYKSRCYWRAAAKMETDRERLLLCYQVNQQVVHGKFPLNRELAFELASLMAQIDYGEYHNDKGRGSGQGSNPNHLVLQALDKFYPIRYRTNITAEQLRDLQEKLQEKWIGLKGRSVVDCVRIYLTCTRKWPYFGATLYQAKLKQHEPITLWITVSEDSVTLLELQTMAVMYRYNYSNIVTFGGCLDDFMLVACPDDGAAEQKLIFALSKPKILEITLLIADYMNALGHTLPGTPQMNTLTRNGSHRSIKSTMRPATGSSCLPTQPDILKSTPDHQRP; this is translated from the exons CTGTCGGAACTTGAGCAGCGAGTTTTAGATGCCGAAGGAAGAGCAGATGAGGCAGAAGATAag GTTCGGATGATGGAGGAACGGTTAGTTAAGGGTGAATACAACAGTCTGAGTACATCTGGAGTTGAATCACCAGCTCATTCATCATTAGCATCAACTTCTGGTACAcagaatgataaaattgaagaagTACATTGTGCTTGTATATCAAAATTAGAAACACAAGTTGAAGAACag AGACAATTAAGACTACAAGACGCAAGACAAGTTGAAGCCAAAGCAGCGAGAATAAAAGAGTGGgtgacaaataaattacgtGAACTTgaacaacaaaatcaacatttacgtgaacaaaataataagtgTAATCAACAATTGGAATTATTACGTAATCATATTACCAATATTGGACTAAGACCACCAATt ATACCAACAACAAGAGCATCTTTGTCCCTTGAGGTTGATACAACACTCCGTAGACGTTCAGAAATTTTAGAAGCAACGCCACAAACAATTCCAGAGAGCGTTCATCAAACAACCACTGGGGAATCAACACAAATTGCAACACGTCACAGGAGACATCTTTCTGCTTGTGGTACTATTCAACAAGCCGTCACAACAACCAACATGGATTCGTCAag tttattatCAGAGGAATTGGCAGCAGCAGTGGAAAATCTTGTAATGTTACCAAGTCTACCAGGAGTATCAGAAAAAAATCGTGACAGTGAAAATTCTGAAACACTACATGATTATGCTGAAATATATACACCAAGTAGAGAAGGAATAAATTGGACTGGTCAAAcaaatgaaacaacaacagcTCCAAgaccaccaacaccaccatTACATAGATTTCCAAGTTGGGaagcaaaaatatatcaagttgCTGATGGAGGTTTAGGTATTGGACCACCGACAAATGATGATGCATCAGTTgcaccatcatcaacatcaaatacaaattcatcaaaacaTTCACATGGTCATAATTTAACTGCTCATAATTCTCAAGGTTATTGTGATATTTCGGTGCCAGTATATGCAACAGTTAAAg gtAGAGCAAGTCAAATACGATCTATGCCATTTGGTGATAGTTCTGATGACAGTTCTGATGGTGAAGAACATCCAAATCAAACAGAAACAAATACACGAATAACAAACAGTTCATCAGATAATACTGATTCATCATTGGGAAGTGGTAGTAGTCCATCAAAAAGTATCAAAACAACAAGTAGTTTAAGTCCAGCAAAACGTAGTTCAAGTGGTTCTCCAAGTAAAAGTGTAAAACGTG aTACATCATTAGAATCTGGTTTATCAGAAGACTATGCAATTCCACCAGATGCACTTAGTTCAACATCACTTGAGACAAGTATGCCAAGTTTATTAATGCGTGTATCTGGTGAAAGTCCAAAACGACTTGAATCATTAGAAAAAGCTGGTCATCTTGCAAAACTTGgtggtaaattaaaaacatggAGAAAAAGATggtttgtattaaaaaatggtGTATTAACATATtggaaaaatcaaaatgatattaatagaAAACCACAAGGACAAATATTACTTGATGAAGTATGTCGTATAATACGTGCTGATGGTGCATCAACATTTGAAATATCAACtggtaaaaaaacatattatttaacaGCTGATTGTATTGCAACAATGGAAGATTGGATACGTGTATTACAAAATGTACAAAGAAGAAAtgcaacaaaattattattaagtcGTGAAGATAATAAACCAACAATACAAGGATGGTTAACTAAAGTTAAAAATGGACATGCTAAAAAATGTTGGTGTGTATTAATTggtaaaatgtttatttattttaaatgtccaAGTGATACAAATCCAATTGGACAAATAAATATGAGAGATGCAAGAGTTGAAGAAGTTGAACATGTATCTGATAGTGATAGTGAAGAAAGAGATACTGAATGTCCACATGAAAGAACAATTGGAATATTTCCAACTCATCAAGGAccaacatatttattaatgccACATAAACAAGATAAAGATAGTTGGTTATATCATTTAACTGTTGTGTCAGGTGGTGGACCAAGTGATGGAACACAATATGAACAATTAGTACAACGACTTATGGAAACAGATGGAGATCCTGGATGTGTACTTTGGAGACATCCGCTATTATTACAtactaaagaaaatattacgAGTCCATTAACTAGTCTTACATCTGAGACACTACAGTCTGaagcaattaaattattcaag GCCTGTCAACTATTTATGTCAGTTGCTGTGGAACAAGCTGGCATTGATTATCATGTGGTACTTGCACAAAATGCACTACAACAATGCCTAGATCAACCAGAGTTACAGTCGGAATTTATTTGTGCACTTGTTAAACAAACAAGTCGTCATACTCAGCAACGATTGGGCGTACAGGTAAAAAAGGCCGCCAAAATTGTCTCGCTGGGTACTGCGCGTGTT CAGCTCCTACTGTGCGCCACGCAATCGCTCTTCACCTGTGATACGCAAAGCCCCGCTGCAAATGGGGGTGGTGAAAATGCAGATGCCCAATCAACTGCATCAACTTCTCACAGTCCCACGCTCACACAGGGTCATTCAACATCAAACATACTCGACTGCAAAACCAATCCGGCTCAATATGTATTGGTACAAGGATGGCAATTATTATCACTTGctgtatcattatttttaccgAAAAATAATCGTCTACTCTGGTACCTGAAACTTCATTTGCAACGTAATGCAGATTCAAA aactGAATGCGGTAAATATGCAGCATATTGTGAACGTGCACTAGAACGAACATTACAAAATAGTGGAAGAGAAGTTAAACCATCACGAATGGAAGTATTatcaatacttttaaaaaatccatatCATCATTCTTTACCACATGCAATACCAGTACATTTTATAAATGGTACTTATCAAGTTGTTAGCTTTGATGGTAGTACAACAATTGAAGAATTTATTCATACACTTAATCAAGAAATTGGATGTCGTGATGTACATCAATCTGGTTTTACATTATTTAGTGATGATCCAATTGAAAAAGATTTAGaacattttattgatttacaaTCAAAACTATGtgatattatatcaaaatggGAAACAGCATTACGTGAAAAAGGTTCtggtaaatttgaaaatacacGTGTTATACAATTAACATATAAATCAAGATGTTATTGGCGTGCAGCAGCTAAAATGGAAACAGATAGAGAacgtttattattatgttatcaAGTTAATCAACAAGTTGTACATGGTAAATTTCCTTTAAATCGTGAATTAGCATTTGAACTTGCTTCATTAATGGCACAAATTGATTATGGTGAATATCATAATGACAAAGGAAGAGGTAGTGGTCAAGGTAGTAATCCAAATCATTTGGTATTACAAgcacttgataaattttatccaaTAAGATATCGTACAAATATAACTGCTGAACAATTACGTgatttacaagaaaaattacaagaaaaatgGATTGGCTTAAAGGGTAGAAGTGTTGTTGATTGTGTtagaatatatttaacatgTACAAGAAAATGGCCATATTTTGGTGCAACTTTATATCAAGCTAAACTAAAACAACATGAACCAATAACATTATGGATAACTGTTTCTGAAGATAGTGTAACATTACTTGAATTACAAACAATGGCTGTTATGTATcgttataattattcaaatattgttaCATTTGGTGGTTGTTTGGATGATTTTATGCTTGTTGCATGTCCAGATGATGGTGCTGctgaacaaaaattaatttttgcacTAAGCAAACCAAAA ATTTTAGAAATAACACTACTAATTGCTGATTATATGAATGCACTGGGTCATACATTGCCAGGAACACCACAGATGAATACACTGACTAGAAATGGATCTCATAgatcaattaaatcaacaatgaGACCAGCAACTG GTTCGAGTTGTCTTCCAACGCAACCTGACATATTAAAATCAACGCCTGATCATCAAAGACCATGA
- the LOC122847529 gene encoding uncharacterized protein CG43867-like isoform X9, whose protein sequence is MVQPAVCIENNNSALDMESLEEMLRKLSELEQRVLDAEGRADEAEDKVRMMEERLVKGEYNSLSTSGVESPAHSSLASTSGTQNDKIEEVHCACISKLETQVEEQRQLRLQDARQVEAKAARIKEWVTNKLRELEQQNQHLREQNNKCNQQLELLRNHITNIGLRPPIIPTTRASLSLEVDTTLRRRSEILEATPQTIPESVHQTTTGESTQIATRHRRHLSACGTIQQAVTTTNMDSSSLLSEELAAAVENLVMLPSLPGVSEKNRDSENSETLHDYAEIYTPSREGINWTGQTNETTTAPRPPTPPLHRFPSWEAKIYQVADGGLGIGPPTNDDASVAPSSTSNTNSSKHSHGHNLTAHNSQGYCDISVPVYATVKGRASQIRSMPFGDSSDDSSDGEEHPNQTETNTRITNSSSDNTDSSLGSGSSPSKSIKTTSSLSPAKRSSSGSPSKSVKRDTSLESGLSEDYAIPPDALSSTSLETSMPSLLMRVSGESPKRLESLEKAGHLAKLGGKLKTWRKRWFVLKNGVLTYWKNQNDINRKPQGQILLDEVCRIIRADGASTFEISTGKKTYYLTADCIATMEDWIRVLQNVQRRNATKLLLSREDNKPTIQGWLTKVKNGHAKKCWCVLIGKMFIYFKCPSDTNPIGQINMRDARVEEVEHVSDSDSEERDTECPHERTIGIFPTHQGPTYLLMPHKQDKDSWLYHLTVVSGGGPSDGTQYEQLVQRLMETDGDPGCVLWRHPLLLHTKENITSPLTSLTSETLQSEAIKLFKACQLFMSVAVEQAGIDYHVVLAQNALQQCLDQPELQSEFICALVKQTSRHTQQRLGVQGHSTSNILDCKTNPAQYVLVQGWQLLSLAVSLFLPKNNRLLWYLKLHLQRNADSKTECGKYAAYCERALERTLQNSGREVKPSRMEVLSILLKNPYHHSLPHAIPVHFINGTYQVVSFDGSTTIEEFIHTLNQEIGCRDVHQSGFTLFSDDPIEKDLEHFIDLQSKLCDIISKWETALREKGSGKFENTRVIQLTYKSRCYWRAAAKMETDRERLLLCYQVNQQVVHGKFPLNRELAFELASLMAQIDYGEYHNDKGRGSGQGSNPNHLVLQALDKFYPIRYRTNITAEQLRDLQEKLQEKWIGLKGRSVVDCVRIYLTCTRKWPYFGATLYQAKLKQHEPITLWITVSEDSVTLLELQTMAVMYRYNYSNIVTFGGCLDDFMLVACPDDGAAEQKLIFALSKPKILEITLLIADYMNALGHTLPGTPQMNTLTRNGSHRSIKSTMRPATGSSCLPTQPDILKSTPDHQRP, encoded by the exons CTGTCGGAACTTGAGCAGCGAGTTTTAGATGCCGAAGGAAGAGCAGATGAGGCAGAAGATAag GTTCGGATGATGGAGGAACGGTTAGTTAAGGGTGAATACAACAGTCTGAGTACATCTGGAGTTGAATCACCAGCTCATTCATCATTAGCATCAACTTCTGGTACAcagaatgataaaattgaagaagTACATTGTGCTTGTATATCAAAATTAGAAACACAAGTTGAAGAACag AGACAATTAAGACTACAAGACGCAAGACAAGTTGAAGCCAAAGCAGCGAGAATAAAAGAGTGGgtgacaaataaattacgtGAACTTgaacaacaaaatcaacatttacgtgaacaaaataataagtgTAATCAACAATTGGAATTATTACGTAATCATATTACCAATATTGGACTAAGACCACCAATt ATACCAACAACAAGAGCATCTTTGTCCCTTGAGGTTGATACAACACTCCGTAGACGTTCAGAAATTTTAGAAGCAACGCCACAAACAATTCCAGAGAGCGTTCATCAAACAACCACTGGGGAATCAACACAAATTGCAACACGTCACAGGAGACATCTTTCTGCTTGTGGTACTATTCAACAAGCCGTCACAACAACCAACATGGATTCGTCAag tttattatCAGAGGAATTGGCAGCAGCAGTGGAAAATCTTGTAATGTTACCAAGTCTACCAGGAGTATCAGAAAAAAATCGTGACAGTGAAAATTCTGAAACACTACATGATTATGCTGAAATATATACACCAAGTAGAGAAGGAATAAATTGGACTGGTCAAAcaaatgaaacaacaacagcTCCAAgaccaccaacaccaccatTACATAGATTTCCAAGTTGGGaagcaaaaatatatcaagttgCTGATGGAGGTTTAGGTATTGGACCACCGACAAATGATGATGCATCAGTTgcaccatcatcaacatcaaatacaaattcatcaaaacaTTCACATGGTCATAATTTAACTGCTCATAATTCTCAAGGTTATTGTGATATTTCGGTGCCAGTATATGCAACAGTTAAAg gtAGAGCAAGTCAAATACGATCTATGCCATTTGGTGATAGTTCTGATGACAGTTCTGATGGTGAAGAACATCCAAATCAAACAGAAACAAATACACGAATAACAAACAGTTCATCAGATAATACTGATTCATCATTGGGAAGTGGTAGTAGTCCATCAAAAAGTATCAAAACAACAAGTAGTTTAAGTCCAGCAAAACGTAGTTCAAGTGGTTCTCCAAGTAAAAGTGTAAAACGTG aTACATCATTAGAATCTGGTTTATCAGAAGACTATGCAATTCCACCAGATGCACTTAGTTCAACATCACTTGAGACAAGTATGCCAAGTTTATTAATGCGTGTATCTGGTGAAAGTCCAAAACGACTTGAATCATTAGAAAAAGCTGGTCATCTTGCAAAACTTGgtggtaaattaaaaacatggAGAAAAAGATggtttgtattaaaaaatggtGTATTAACATATtggaaaaatcaaaatgatattaatagaAAACCACAAGGACAAATATTACTTGATGAAGTATGTCGTATAATACGTGCTGATGGTGCATCAACATTTGAAATATCAACtggtaaaaaaacatattatttaacaGCTGATTGTATTGCAACAATGGAAGATTGGATACGTGTATTACAAAATGTACAAAGAAGAAAtgcaacaaaattattattaagtcGTGAAGATAATAAACCAACAATACAAGGATGGTTAACTAAAGTTAAAAATGGACATGCTAAAAAATGTTGGTGTGTATTAATTggtaaaatgtttatttattttaaatgtccaAGTGATACAAATCCAATTGGACAAATAAATATGAGAGATGCAAGAGTTGAAGAAGTTGAACATGTATCTGATAGTGATAGTGAAGAAAGAGATACTGAATGTCCACATGAAAGAACAATTGGAATATTTCCAACTCATCAAGGAccaacatatttattaatgccACATAAACAAGATAAAGATAGTTGGTTATATCATTTAACTGTTGTGTCAGGTGGTGGACCAAGTGATGGAACACAATATGAACAATTAGTACAACGACTTATGGAAACAGATGGAGATCCTGGATGTGTACTTTGGAGACATCCGCTATTATTACAtactaaagaaaatattacgAGTCCATTAACTAGTCTTACATCTGAGACACTACAGTCTGaagcaattaaattattcaag GCCTGTCAACTATTTATGTCAGTTGCTGTGGAACAAGCTGGCATTGATTATCATGTGGTACTTGCACAAAATGCACTACAACAATGCCTAGATCAACCAGAGTTACAGTCGGAATTTATTTGTGCACTTGTTAAACAAACAAGTCGTCATACTCAGCAACGATTGGGCGTACAG GGTCATTCAACATCAAACATACTCGACTGCAAAACCAATCCGGCTCAATATGTATTGGTACAAGGATGGCAATTATTATCACTTGctgtatcattatttttaccgAAAAATAATCGTCTACTCTGGTACCTGAAACTTCATTTGCAACGTAATGCAGATTCAAA aactGAATGCGGTAAATATGCAGCATATTGTGAACGTGCACTAGAACGAACATTACAAAATAGTGGAAGAGAAGTTAAACCATCACGAATGGAAGTATTatcaatacttttaaaaaatccatatCATCATTCTTTACCACATGCAATACCAGTACATTTTATAAATGGTACTTATCAAGTTGTTAGCTTTGATGGTAGTACAACAATTGAAGAATTTATTCATACACTTAATCAAGAAATTGGATGTCGTGATGTACATCAATCTGGTTTTACATTATTTAGTGATGATCCAATTGAAAAAGATTTAGaacattttattgatttacaaTCAAAACTATGtgatattatatcaaaatggGAAACAGCATTACGTGAAAAAGGTTCtggtaaatttgaaaatacacGTGTTATACAATTAACATATAAATCAAGATGTTATTGGCGTGCAGCAGCTAAAATGGAAACAGATAGAGAacgtttattattatgttatcaAGTTAATCAACAAGTTGTACATGGTAAATTTCCTTTAAATCGTGAATTAGCATTTGAACTTGCTTCATTAATGGCACAAATTGATTATGGTGAATATCATAATGACAAAGGAAGAGGTAGTGGTCAAGGTAGTAATCCAAATCATTTGGTATTACAAgcacttgataaattttatccaaTAAGATATCGTACAAATATAACTGCTGAACAATTACGTgatttacaagaaaaattacaagaaaaatgGATTGGCTTAAAGGGTAGAAGTGTTGTTGATTGTGTtagaatatatttaacatgTACAAGAAAATGGCCATATTTTGGTGCAACTTTATATCAAGCTAAACTAAAACAACATGAACCAATAACATTATGGATAACTGTTTCTGAAGATAGTGTAACATTACTTGAATTACAAACAATGGCTGTTATGTATcgttataattattcaaatattgttaCATTTGGTGGTTGTTTGGATGATTTTATGCTTGTTGCATGTCCAGATGATGGTGCTGctgaacaaaaattaatttttgcacTAAGCAAACCAAAA ATTTTAGAAATAACACTACTAATTGCTGATTATATGAATGCACTGGGTCATACATTGCCAGGAACACCACAGATGAATACACTGACTAGAAATGGATCTCATAgatcaattaaatcaacaatgaGACCAGCAACTG GTTCGAGTTGTCTTCCAACGCAACCTGACATATTAAAATCAACGCCTGATCATCAAAGACCATGA